One genomic region from Candidatus Palauibacter soopunensis encodes:
- a CDS encoding TrbG/VirB9 family P-type conjugative transfer protein: VLLTLLLAVVPCDAAAQQESADAAYLRVPVPEEGEERIPRLRARVRHTTVIVLPAGERILDFVAGDSEYWHLTGAANVAYLKPLAEDAATNVALVCESGRIYSFLVSEDGEKPPHLVVRVEAGAEGEAPSGAPGFVARSEVSAYRQMAAEAVEAARRAQEKAEAGIVEARRRAEAEIEALRSEYPTRIAFEYRLDRAATRRPFLVEAMWHDGKFTYIRSRGQESPAVYELRDGEPAVVLVQLAGDGLYIVHHVMSDGWLQIGERRAGWRFEPGDGSK; this comes from the coding sequence GTCCTGCTGACGCTGCTTCTGGCCGTGGTTCCCTGCGATGCCGCCGCGCAGCAAGAGAGTGCTGATGCCGCCTACCTGCGCGTGCCCGTGCCGGAGGAAGGCGAAGAGCGGATCCCCCGGCTCCGCGCACGCGTGCGGCATACCACGGTCATCGTGCTTCCGGCCGGGGAGCGGATCCTCGACTTCGTGGCCGGCGACTCCGAGTACTGGCACCTGACCGGCGCGGCGAACGTCGCGTACCTGAAGCCGCTGGCCGAGGATGCGGCGACGAACGTGGCGCTCGTCTGCGAGTCGGGGCGCATCTACTCGTTCCTCGTCTCCGAAGACGGGGAGAAGCCGCCCCACCTGGTCGTCCGCGTAGAGGCGGGCGCGGAGGGAGAGGCTCCGTCCGGGGCCCCCGGGTTCGTGGCCCGGAGCGAAGTCTCCGCCTACCGCCAAATGGCGGCCGAGGCCGTCGAAGCCGCCCGCCGCGCACAGGAAAAAGCCGAGGCGGGGATCGTCGAAGCCCGCCGGCGAGCCGAAGCGGAGATCGAGGCGCTCCGCTCGGAATATCCCACACGCATCGCGTTCGAGTACCGCCTTGACCGGGCGGCCACGCGGCGGCCGTTCCTGGTCGAGGCGATGTGGCACGACGGCAAGTTCACCTACATCCGCTCGCGCGGCCAAGAGTCTCCCGCAGTATACGAACTCAGGGACGGCGAGCCGGCGGTCGTCCTCGTACAGCTCGCCGGGGACGGCCTCTACATCGTGCATCATGTGATGAGCGACGGGTGGCTCCAGATCGGCGAGCGGCGGGCCGGGTGGCGGTTCGAGCCCGGGGATGGCTCGAAATGA